The following proteins are encoded in a genomic region of Drosophila bipectinata strain 14024-0381.07 chromosome XL, DbipHiC1v2, whole genome shotgun sequence:
- the bif gene encoding uncharacterized protein bif isoform X1, which translates to MESHQPPKRPSLHLLTDEGGAASGLGAGTGSVGGAIAEMSPTSGFLPDMPQWKKDLIQRRKTNVARTQAASIASPTEGGGSCGALADVPVPGASNADAAPGSTSQALAKRNANANATLVAEEKSEKSLTGGHHTQGKDFVVAAISNEVAPALAATTTTTLAPIPKQRSSLLNTQRSQEQQPEILNSELRKRGGEPAAIGSMVGLSMRSHIRGEVESGTAAAETTGALTETALAAATSSSSANQLLTKCKPGQSVAEGSLFPEASQLDNKSSSSSCKTKSISDKLQSNKFIQQQQQQQQQYHHHQQQQQQQVSPSKVTVKPTMVAMQEMKKTTKQNGQHRHIPGKISTGSGGGGGDPDGSPSNLQDSLVDTNEDLSYGPGIVSKLRCRYLSLALRESRQQNSKQRLQRSTSLNTLLDRDDDEGDGETEMPEDGPTVVAISQVRAKSTPPPILGAKPTPKPIQRPVSLGANGTVPTAAINPPSVAANCEDTKPGGGVTNGGGANGGVNRSRHFKRGNEVMKRARSVEALLCEKSPWNSQRSSNMTPGSNAPAAKTLTATSPAASPTCVTIEDKIHNARERLHSGTDTAPPKRLASIIDDTERPPPDLVKQTLKMFEASANRRPRTAHRSNGVGGVASKVASYKSIIKEQKVAPPSVGFASSTPLRPVNHPDIIPRQADTSMSTLSMMMRRIDLPETEQPAEEQLVAIGGTQPNEAPSETEPRDEGDGDEGGDRGDVAGEGDDDNNEKHDNDNEGDGGGNDNDGDGDGDVENNDKMGAAGDKLSPKSPATEAGGAQHRSFAPSTENVHVAAPVQVAAGTGGVTPVRKLNTESSSSSTSTTKQIGVIRPLFNSQGITPPLTSREIEKNRINEMKKSSETGSGIGSGAGGTTGSLASPTTSLDTVINTKEPTAATGSSHSETDATASPLWTLRKTGQRPGQNQGAGVGVTASSSHTATENTSMVFNFSKSTNKVPDYIESDVVIYRRKRELPKPNEPGFVLLGDLSVETSTDTDYDDLSMCPPSPCDVEFENANIVIDGKSSIRQKPKESTFRVQFNDTLTSTFEYPSEASMTIDDPPYADPFGHVSKHHQMLLAEQMQLLQHQQQLDLEQQQQQQQHHHVTVDEIIELPTSTAGQGHGHGHSNNKQQAAAGATGGGTMLGNLPLGSKALGFYTPMKGGTPMDSLFQLGITRYALPESSSSGSNSSSNGSSPAGANANRAMFNGNGSLVGLGEGLIKDHEPNSTPAGAGGGGGAEASNGGDGAAVDEDDYHLTATPGGGVVYSEGTQKTDLLY; encoded by the exons ATGGAGTCACACCAGCCGCCGAAGCGGCCGTCGTTGCATTTACTAACGGATGAGGGAGGAGCAGCCTCAGGATTGGGAGCAGGAACAGGATCTGTTGGTGGAGCGATAGCTGAGATGTCGCCCACATCCGGATTCTTGCCGGATATGCCGCAGTGGAAGAAGGATCTCATCCAGCGGCGCAAAACCAATGTGGCACGCACCCAGGCGGCGTCCATCGCCTCACCCACCGAGGGCGGTGGCAGTTGTGGGGCTTTGGCGGATGTGCCAGTGCCAGGTGCCAGCAATGCAG acgCTGCTCCCGGCAGCACTAGTCAAGCACTGGCCAAGAGAaatgcgaatgcgaatgcgaCGCTAGTAGCAGAGGAAAAGTCTGAGAAATCTCTAACCGGAGGTCATCATACCCAAGGCAAAgactttgttgttgctgctattTCGAATGAAGTTGCCCCAGCActagcagcaacaacaacaacaacattagcACCCATACCAAAGCAGCGATCGAGTTTACTCAACACTCAAAGAAGTCAGGAGCAGCAGCCAGAGATTCTAAATTCGGAACTGAGAAAGCGTGGAGGAGAGCCGGCGGCAATAGGCAGCATGGTGGGGCTGTCAATGCGCTCCCATATTCGTGGTGAAGTTGAATCTGGCACAGCGGCAGCAGAGACAACTGGAGCATTAACGGAGACAGCACTGGCAGCAGCAACGTCGTCGTCGTCAGCAAATCAATTGTTAACGAAATGCAAACCCGGCCAGAGCGTTGCTGAAGGCTCGTTGTTCCCAGAAGCGAGCCAACTCGATAACAAGAGCTCCTCTAGCTCCTGCAAGACTAAATCAATATCCGATAAATTGCAGAGCAACAAGTTCAtccaacaacagcagcaacaacaacaacagtatcatcatcatcaacaacaacaacaacagcaagtGTCGCCCAGCAAGGTAACGGTAAAACCGACAATGGTCGCTATGCAAGAAATGAAAAAGACGACGAAACAAAATGGCCAGCACCGACACATACCAGGCAAGATCAGTACTGGGAgcggaggtggtggtggtgatccCGATGGCAGCCCTTCCAATCTCCAGGATTCTCTAGTGGACACCAACGAGGATCTTAGCTATGGACCCGGCATTGTGTCGAAGCTGCGGTGTCGCTACCTCAGTCTTGCCCTTCGCGAATCCCGCCAGCAGAATAGTAAACAGCGCCTGCAACGTTCCACCAGCCTGAACACCCTCCTCGATCGGGACGATGACGAGGGCGATGGCGAGACCGAGATGCCCGAGGATGGGCCAACGGTGGTGGCCATCAGTCAAGTGCGTGCCAAATCCACACCGCCACCCATACTGGGTGCCAAGCCAACACCGAAACCCATCCAGCGACCGGTGAGTTTGGGTGCCAATGGCACTGTTCCGACTGCCGCCATCAACCCGCCCAGCGTCGCCGCCAACTGCGAGGACACCAAACCGGGTGGTGGTGTAACCAATGGCGGTGGTGCCAACGGAGGGGTGAATCGATCGCGACACTTTAAGCGCGGCAACGAGGTGATGAAGCGTGCCCGCTCCGTGGAGGCACTGCTCTGCGAGAAGTCACCGTGGAATAGTCagcgcagcagcaacatgacCCCCGGATCCAATGCTCCGGCAGCCAAAACATTGACGGCCACCTCACCGGCCGCCTCGCCCACCTGCGTCACCATCGAGGACAAGATCCACAATGCCCGCGAACGGTTGCACAGTGGCACGGATACAGCGCCGCCGAAGCGTCTGGCCTCCATTATCGATGATACGGAACGACCGCCACCCGATCTTGTCAAGCAAACGCTCAAGATGTTCGAGGCGAGCGCCAATCGCCGGCCCAGGACTGCCCACCGCTCCAATGGAGTTGGAGGAGTGGCCAGCAAGGTGGCCAGCTACAAGTCGATAATCAAGGAACAGAAGGTGGCGCCGCCCAGTGTGGGCTTTGCCTCCTCGACACCGCTGAGGCCGGTCAATCATCCGGATATAATACCACGACAGGCGGACACATCCATGTCGACGCTGAGCATGATGATGCGGCGCATCGATCTGCCAGAGACGGAACAGCCGGCGGAGGAGCAGCTGGTAGCCATCGGCGGCACACAGCCCAACGAGGCGCCGAGCGAGACTGAGCCGCGCGACGAAGGCGATGGAGATGAGGGTGGCGATCGTGGCGATGTCGCAGGCGAAGGCGATGACGACAACAATGAGAAgcacgacaacgacaacgaagGCGATGGTGGCGGCAACGACAACGatggagacggagacggagacgTCGAAAACAATGATAAAATGGGCGCGGCAGGCGATAAGCTTAGCCCGAAGAGCCCGGCGACGGAAGCGGGAGGCGCCCAACACCGATCATTCGCTCCCTCGACAGAGAACGTGCATGTAGCAGCACCAGTACAAGTAGCAGCTGGCACCGGAGGAGTAACGCCAGTGAGGAAACTAAACACcgaatcatcatcatcctcgACCAGTACCACAAAACAGATCGGTGTGATCCGACCGCTATTCAACAGCCAGGGCATAACACCGCCATTGACGAGTCGCGAAATCGAAAAGAATCGCATCAATGAGATGAAGAAGTCATCGGAAACCGGAAGCGGCATTGGATCTGGAGCTGGTGGTACAACTGGATCACTTGCCTCACCCACCACTAGTCTCGATACCGTGATAAACACCAAGGAGCCAACTGCTGCAACGGGCAGCAGTCACAGTGAAACGGATGCCACCGCCTCACCACTATGGACGCTACGAAAGACGGGCCAGCGGCCGGGACAGAATCAGGGAGCCGGTGTCGGGGTGACGGCCAGTTCCAGTCATACGGCAACGGAGAACACCTCGATGGTGTTTAACTTCTCCAAGAGCACCAATAAGGTGCCGGACTATATCGAAAGCGATGTTGTGATCTACAGGCGCAAGCGTGAGCTGCCAAAG ccaaATGAGCCCGGCTTCGTGTTGCTGGGCGACCTCTCTGTGGAGACGTCAACGGACACGGACTACGATGACCTATCCATGTGCCCGCCATCGCCGTGCGATGTGGAGTTCGAGAATGCCAACATTGTGATTGACGGCAAGTCCAGCATACGCCAGAAACCCAAAGAGTCGACG TTCCGCGTGCAGTTCAACGACACGCTGACGTCGACATTTGAATACCCCTCCGAGGCATCGATGACCATTGACGACCCGCCGTACGCCGATCCCTTCGGTCATGTTAGCAAGCACCACCAGATGCTCTTGGCGGAGCAGATGCAGTTGctgcaacaccagcagcagttggacctggagcagcagcaacagcagcagcagcatcatcatGTGACCGTGGACGAGATCATTGAGCTGCCCACCTCGACGGCGGGACAgggacatggacatggacacagcaacaacaagcaaCAGGCGGCAGCGGGGGCGACGGGGGGCGGCACGATGCTGGGGAATTTACCGTTGG GCTCCAAAGCGTTGGGCTTCTACACGCCCATGAAGGGCGGCACACCGATGGACAGCCTCTTCCAGCTGGGCATCACCCGGTACGCCCTACCcgagagcagcagcagcggcagcaactCCAGCAGCAATGGCAGCAGTCCGGCCGGAGCCAATGCCAACCGGGCCATGTTCAACGGCAATGGCAGTCTGGTTGGCCTCGGCGAGGGACTCATCAAGGATCATGAACCAAATTCGACaccagcaggagcaggaggaggaggtggagcagAAGCCTCCAATGGCGGAGATGGCGCAGCTGTGGACGAAGATGATTACCATCTGACGGCGACGCCGGGCGGAGGAGTCGTGTACAGCGAGGGGACACAAAAGACGGACCTGCTCTACTGA
- the bif gene encoding uncharacterized protein bif isoform X2, translated as MESHQPPKRPSLHLLTDEGGAASGLGAGTGSVGGAIAEMSPTSGFLPDMPQWKKDLIQRRKTNVARTQAASIASPTEGGGSCGALADVPVPGASNADAAPGSTSQALAKRNANANATLVAEEKSEKSLTGGHHTQGKDFVVAAISNEVAPALAATTTTTLAPIPKQRSSLLNTQRSQEQQPEILNSELRKRGGEPAAIGSMVGLSMRSHIRGEVESGTAAAETTGALTETALAAATSSSSANQLLTKCKPGQSVAEGSLFPEASQLDNKSSSSSCKTKSISDKLQSNKFIQQQQQQQQQYHHHQQQQQQQVSPSKVTVKPTMVAMQEMKKTTKQNGQHRHIPGKISTGSGGGGGDPDGSPSNLQDSLVDTNEDLSYGPGIVSKLRCRYLSLALRESRQQNSKQRLQRSTSLNTLLDRDDDEGDGETEMPEDGPTVVAISQVRAKSTPPPILGAKPTPKPIQRPVSLGANGTVPTAAINPPSVAANCEDTKPGGGVTNGGGANGGVNRSRHFKRGNEVMKRARSVEALLCEKSPWNSQRSSNMTPGSNAPAAKTLTATSPAASPTCVTIEDKIHNARERLHSGTDTAPPKRLASIIDDTERPPPDLVKQTLKMFEASANRRPRTAHRSNGVGGVASKVASYKSIIKEQKVAPPSVGFASSTPLRPVNHPDIIPRQADTSMSTLSMMMRRIDLPETEQPAEEQLVAIGGTQPNEAPSETEPRDEGDGDEGGDRGDVAGEGDDDNNEKHDNDNEGDGGGNDNDGDGDGDVENNDKMGAAGDKLSPKSPATEAGGAQHRSFAPSTENVHVAAPVQVAAGTGGVTPVRKLNTESSSSSTSTTKQIGVIRPLFNSQGITPPLTSREIEKNRINEMKKSSETGSGIGSGAGGTTGSLASPTTSLDTVINTKEPTAATGSSHSETDATASPLWTLRKTGQRPGQNQGAGVGVTASSSHTATENTSMVFNFSKSTNKVPDYIESDVVIYRRKRELPKPNEPGFVLLGDLSVETSTDTDYDDLSMCPPSPCDVEFENANIVIDGKSSIRQKPKESTFRVQFNDTLTSTFEYPSEASMTIDDPPYADPFGHVSKHHQMLLAEQMQLLQHQQQLDLEQQQQQQQHHHVTVDEIIELPTSTAGQGHGHGHSNNKQQAAAGATGGGTMLGNLPLDII; from the exons ATGGAGTCACACCAGCCGCCGAAGCGGCCGTCGTTGCATTTACTAACGGATGAGGGAGGAGCAGCCTCAGGATTGGGAGCAGGAACAGGATCTGTTGGTGGAGCGATAGCTGAGATGTCGCCCACATCCGGATTCTTGCCGGATATGCCGCAGTGGAAGAAGGATCTCATCCAGCGGCGCAAAACCAATGTGGCACGCACCCAGGCGGCGTCCATCGCCTCACCCACCGAGGGCGGTGGCAGTTGTGGGGCTTTGGCGGATGTGCCAGTGCCAGGTGCCAGCAATGCAG acgCTGCTCCCGGCAGCACTAGTCAAGCACTGGCCAAGAGAaatgcgaatgcgaatgcgaCGCTAGTAGCAGAGGAAAAGTCTGAGAAATCTCTAACCGGAGGTCATCATACCCAAGGCAAAgactttgttgttgctgctattTCGAATGAAGTTGCCCCAGCActagcagcaacaacaacaacaacattagcACCCATACCAAAGCAGCGATCGAGTTTACTCAACACTCAAAGAAGTCAGGAGCAGCAGCCAGAGATTCTAAATTCGGAACTGAGAAAGCGTGGAGGAGAGCCGGCGGCAATAGGCAGCATGGTGGGGCTGTCAATGCGCTCCCATATTCGTGGTGAAGTTGAATCTGGCACAGCGGCAGCAGAGACAACTGGAGCATTAACGGAGACAGCACTGGCAGCAGCAACGTCGTCGTCGTCAGCAAATCAATTGTTAACGAAATGCAAACCCGGCCAGAGCGTTGCTGAAGGCTCGTTGTTCCCAGAAGCGAGCCAACTCGATAACAAGAGCTCCTCTAGCTCCTGCAAGACTAAATCAATATCCGATAAATTGCAGAGCAACAAGTTCAtccaacaacagcagcaacaacaacaacagtatcatcatcatcaacaacaacaacaacagcaagtGTCGCCCAGCAAGGTAACGGTAAAACCGACAATGGTCGCTATGCAAGAAATGAAAAAGACGACGAAACAAAATGGCCAGCACCGACACATACCAGGCAAGATCAGTACTGGGAgcggaggtggtggtggtgatccCGATGGCAGCCCTTCCAATCTCCAGGATTCTCTAGTGGACACCAACGAGGATCTTAGCTATGGACCCGGCATTGTGTCGAAGCTGCGGTGTCGCTACCTCAGTCTTGCCCTTCGCGAATCCCGCCAGCAGAATAGTAAACAGCGCCTGCAACGTTCCACCAGCCTGAACACCCTCCTCGATCGGGACGATGACGAGGGCGATGGCGAGACCGAGATGCCCGAGGATGGGCCAACGGTGGTGGCCATCAGTCAAGTGCGTGCCAAATCCACACCGCCACCCATACTGGGTGCCAAGCCAACACCGAAACCCATCCAGCGACCGGTGAGTTTGGGTGCCAATGGCACTGTTCCGACTGCCGCCATCAACCCGCCCAGCGTCGCCGCCAACTGCGAGGACACCAAACCGGGTGGTGGTGTAACCAATGGCGGTGGTGCCAACGGAGGGGTGAATCGATCGCGACACTTTAAGCGCGGCAACGAGGTGATGAAGCGTGCCCGCTCCGTGGAGGCACTGCTCTGCGAGAAGTCACCGTGGAATAGTCagcgcagcagcaacatgacCCCCGGATCCAATGCTCCGGCAGCCAAAACATTGACGGCCACCTCACCGGCCGCCTCGCCCACCTGCGTCACCATCGAGGACAAGATCCACAATGCCCGCGAACGGTTGCACAGTGGCACGGATACAGCGCCGCCGAAGCGTCTGGCCTCCATTATCGATGATACGGAACGACCGCCACCCGATCTTGTCAAGCAAACGCTCAAGATGTTCGAGGCGAGCGCCAATCGCCGGCCCAGGACTGCCCACCGCTCCAATGGAGTTGGAGGAGTGGCCAGCAAGGTGGCCAGCTACAAGTCGATAATCAAGGAACAGAAGGTGGCGCCGCCCAGTGTGGGCTTTGCCTCCTCGACACCGCTGAGGCCGGTCAATCATCCGGATATAATACCACGACAGGCGGACACATCCATGTCGACGCTGAGCATGATGATGCGGCGCATCGATCTGCCAGAGACGGAACAGCCGGCGGAGGAGCAGCTGGTAGCCATCGGCGGCACACAGCCCAACGAGGCGCCGAGCGAGACTGAGCCGCGCGACGAAGGCGATGGAGATGAGGGTGGCGATCGTGGCGATGTCGCAGGCGAAGGCGATGACGACAACAATGAGAAgcacgacaacgacaacgaagGCGATGGTGGCGGCAACGACAACGatggagacggagacggagacgTCGAAAACAATGATAAAATGGGCGCGGCAGGCGATAAGCTTAGCCCGAAGAGCCCGGCGACGGAAGCGGGAGGCGCCCAACACCGATCATTCGCTCCCTCGACAGAGAACGTGCATGTAGCAGCACCAGTACAAGTAGCAGCTGGCACCGGAGGAGTAACGCCAGTGAGGAAACTAAACACcgaatcatcatcatcctcgACCAGTACCACAAAACAGATCGGTGTGATCCGACCGCTATTCAACAGCCAGGGCATAACACCGCCATTGACGAGTCGCGAAATCGAAAAGAATCGCATCAATGAGATGAAGAAGTCATCGGAAACCGGAAGCGGCATTGGATCTGGAGCTGGTGGTACAACTGGATCACTTGCCTCACCCACCACTAGTCTCGATACCGTGATAAACACCAAGGAGCCAACTGCTGCAACGGGCAGCAGTCACAGTGAAACGGATGCCACCGCCTCACCACTATGGACGCTACGAAAGACGGGCCAGCGGCCGGGACAGAATCAGGGAGCCGGTGTCGGGGTGACGGCCAGTTCCAGTCATACGGCAACGGAGAACACCTCGATGGTGTTTAACTTCTCCAAGAGCACCAATAAGGTGCCGGACTATATCGAAAGCGATGTTGTGATCTACAGGCGCAAGCGTGAGCTGCCAAAG ccaaATGAGCCCGGCTTCGTGTTGCTGGGCGACCTCTCTGTGGAGACGTCAACGGACACGGACTACGATGACCTATCCATGTGCCCGCCATCGCCGTGCGATGTGGAGTTCGAGAATGCCAACATTGTGATTGACGGCAAGTCCAGCATACGCCAGAAACCCAAAGAGTCGACG TTCCGCGTGCAGTTCAACGACACGCTGACGTCGACATTTGAATACCCCTCCGAGGCATCGATGACCATTGACGACCCGCCGTACGCCGATCCCTTCGGTCATGTTAGCAAGCACCACCAGATGCTCTTGGCGGAGCAGATGCAGTTGctgcaacaccagcagcagttggacctggagcagcagcaacagcagcagcagcatcatcatGTGACCGTGGACGAGATCATTGAGCTGCCCACCTCGACGGCGGGACAgggacatggacatggacacagcaacaacaagcaaCAGGCGGCAGCGGGGGCGACGGGGGGCGGCACGATGCTGGGGAATTTACCGTTGG atattatttaa